In a genomic window of Candidatus Hydrogenedentota bacterium:
- a CDS encoding aspartate/tyrosine/aromatic aminotransferase, which produces MFEKLEMAPPDPILGITEAFKKDPNPNKINLSIGVYCDENGKTPVFHSVKKAEERILAEEKTKNYVNPNSGTAEYCGAVQALLFGAGHEAVSSKRCVTAHTPGGTGALRVAADFIRFHKPDAKVWLSEPTWPNHPSIFAASSLATATYPYYDASGKKLDFGPMMDALKKIPSGDFVLLHACCHNPTGMDPTVEEWNAIAEVAKAQGWVPLFDFAYQGLADGLAEDARGLAPFVASGREMYICSSFSKNFGLYNERVGALTLVADSESNAQKALSHLKRIIRTNYSNPPAHGSNIVTTILNDGALRREWEGEVKGMRDRIAGMRTLFVDTLKAKGVAQDFSFLTKQKGMFSFSGLTKAHVDALKEKYGIYIVGSGRINVAGMTSSNMDALCTALAEVLK; this is translated from the coding sequence ATGTTTGAAAAGCTGGAGATGGCGCCGCCGGACCCTATCCTGGGGATCACCGAAGCGTTCAAGAAGGACCCAAACCCGAACAAGATCAACCTGAGCATCGGCGTCTATTGCGACGAGAACGGGAAAACGCCGGTGTTTCATTCGGTGAAGAAGGCAGAGGAACGAATTCTTGCCGAGGAGAAGACGAAGAACTATGTAAACCCGAACAGCGGGACGGCGGAGTATTGCGGGGCAGTACAGGCGTTGTTGTTCGGGGCCGGGCACGAGGCGGTTTCGAGCAAGCGTTGCGTAACGGCGCACACGCCGGGCGGCACCGGGGCGCTGCGCGTAGCGGCGGATTTCATCCGATTTCATAAGCCTGACGCGAAGGTGTGGTTGAGCGAACCGACGTGGCCGAACCATCCGAGCATATTCGCGGCGTCGAGTCTTGCGACGGCGACGTACCCGTATTACGACGCGTCGGGCAAGAAGCTCGATTTCGGTCCAATGATGGATGCGCTGAAAAAGATTCCCTCCGGCGATTTCGTGTTGTTGCACGCGTGTTGTCACAACCCGACAGGTATGGACCCGACGGTCGAGGAGTGGAACGCAATTGCCGAGGTCGCCAAAGCGCAGGGCTGGGTGCCGTTGTTCGATTTCGCGTATCAGGGTCTTGCGGACGGTCTCGCGGAAGACGCGCGGGGGCTCGCGCCGTTCGTTGCGTCAGGTAGGGAGATGTATATCTGTTCGTCCTTTTCGAAGAATTTCGGGCTGTACAACGAGCGCGTGGGGGCGCTCACGCTTGTGGCCGATTCGGAATCGAACGCGCAAAAGGCGCTCAGCCATCTGAAGCGCATCATCCGTACGAATTACTCGAACCCGCCGGCGCACGGATCGAATATCGTCACGACGATCCTGAACGACGGAGCGCTTCGCCGGGAGTGGGAAGGCGAAGTCAAGGGCATGCGCGATCGCATCGCGGGAATGCGCACGCTGTTTGTGGATACGCTCAAGGCCAAGGGCGTTGCGCAGGATTTTTCGTTTCTTACGAAGCAGAAGGGGATGTTCTCGTTTTCGGGACTGACGAAGGCGCACGTGGATGCGTTGAAGGAAAAGTACGGCATTTACATCGTCGGTTCCGGGCGCATCAATGTCGCGGGGATGACGTCGTCCAACATGGACGCGCTCTGCACCGCACTTGCGGAAGTGCTGAAATAG
- a CDS encoding glycosyltransferase family 2 protein: protein MSDTHYVLITPARNEAAYIEKTLKSVVNQTLLPRRWVVVSDASTDRTDEIVMDYAARHSFIEFVRVEKDPNRSFASKVFAIRAGERKLTDVSYRFIGNLDADVEFDPAYFETVVARMIECPRLGLAGGHIYDYLDGQFIPQQIVKNSVAGAVQLFRRDAYERIGGYIPLPRGGIDAIAEIMVQMYGWECETFADLKVNHYRPMGTALGGLISARYRDGMQDYAFGNHPLFEIVKCAARIGVRPIAIGAVMRMVGYVRAAIHAEPRHVPADVVAYMRQTQLHRLGLAPKPSIVETHPRESR, encoded by the coding sequence ATGTCCGACACACACTACGTACTCATTACGCCCGCTCGGAACGAAGCGGCATATATCGAAAAGACGCTGAAGTCTGTTGTGAACCAGACCCTCCTGCCCCGGCGGTGGGTCGTGGTCAGCGACGCCTCGACGGACCGCACCGACGAAATCGTGATGGACTACGCGGCGCGCCACTCCTTCATCGAATTCGTCCGCGTCGAAAAAGACCCCAACCGGTCCTTCGCGTCGAAGGTGTTCGCAATCCGCGCGGGAGAACGGAAACTTACGGACGTTTCGTATCGATTCATTGGCAACCTGGACGCGGATGTCGAGTTCGATCCCGCATACTTTGAAACCGTTGTCGCGCGCATGATCGAATGCCCGCGTCTCGGTTTGGCGGGCGGGCATATCTACGACTACCTCGATGGACAGTTCATCCCGCAGCAAATCGTGAAGAACAGTGTTGCGGGCGCCGTGCAGCTTTTCCGGCGCGACGCCTACGAACGCATCGGCGGCTACATTCCGCTGCCGCGCGGCGGCATCGACGCCATCGCCGAAATCATGGTGCAGATGTACGGATGGGAATGCGAGACCTTCGCCGATCTCAAAGTGAACCACTACCGTCCCATGGGCACCGCACTCGGCGGACTAATCAGCGCGCGCTATCGCGACGGCATGCAGGACTACGCATTTGGGAACCATCCGCTGTTCGAGATCGTGAAATGCGCTGCGCGGATTGGCGTGCGGCCCATCGCTATCGGCGCAGTTATGCGCATGGTCGGTTACGTGCGCGCGGCCATTCACGCCGAGCCGCGGCACGTTCCCGCGGACGTGGTCGCGTACATGCGGCAAACGCAACTGCACCGGCTTGGCCTTGCGCCCAAACCCTCGATCGTCGAAACTCATCCGCGCGAATCTCGGTAA
- a CDS encoding glycosyltransferase family 4 protein encodes MAAPTDLRHVVLVTDDFPPVRGGIARLLRLTASCLPADRIRVFAADCAGAAEFDSTSAIAVSRFRFRAGTSVLTLVDTLLLAPKIIAALRSNQDSILYLGNVWPFGLVGLIARALGFRYVVHIYGLEVLPSRGRIIESLRERILRNASHVIAISRFTRDLALSRGVVSGNLSVVCPCIDPKPFQIDDPAVVRRRFGMDEKRVLLTVCRLYARKGVDRVIEALPNVLAEFPDALYVVVGNGPDLPRLEALAARKGVAHAVRFVTDCGDDDLVRYYHACDVFLMISRYIKEEADVEGFGIVYLEANACRKPVIAGNSGGVPDAVEDNVSGLLVDPESADEVAGAILRLFRDPAMAARLGQQGYERLHNELGLEVYAAQIQSVIRSVR; translated from the coding sequence ATGGCCGCACCGACCGACCTCAGGCATGTCGTCCTCGTCACGGACGATTTCCCGCCGGTGCGCGGCGGAATCGCGCGGCTGCTGCGTCTCACCGCGTCGTGTCTGCCTGCCGACAGGATTCGCGTTTTCGCGGCGGACTGCGCGGGCGCGGCGGAATTCGACAGTACGTCAGCCATTGCAGTCTCGCGGTTTCGCTTTCGCGCGGGCACAAGCGTCTTAACACTCGTCGACACGCTGTTACTCGCCCCGAAGATAATCGCCGCGTTGCGAAGTAACCAAGACTCCATCCTCTATCTCGGCAACGTGTGGCCCTTCGGTTTGGTGGGACTTATCGCACGCGCACTGGGGTTTCGCTATGTCGTTCACATTTACGGGCTTGAAGTCCTTCCCTCGCGCGGCCGGATCATCGAATCCCTGCGCGAGCGCATTTTACGTAATGCGTCCCATGTAATCGCGATTAGCCGGTTCACTCGCGATTTGGCGCTGTCTCGCGGAGTTGTTTCCGGCAATCTTTCCGTCGTATGCCCATGCATCGATCCGAAACCATTTCAAATAGACGACCCAGCGGTGGTGCGCCGAAGATTTGGCATGGACGAGAAGCGCGTCCTGCTTACCGTATGCCGTTTGTATGCGCGCAAGGGTGTCGATCGCGTGATCGAGGCGCTGCCGAACGTGTTGGCGGAGTTTCCCGATGCCTTGTACGTGGTTGTGGGGAACGGGCCGGATTTGCCGAGACTCGAAGCGCTTGCCGCGCGCAAGGGCGTGGCGCATGCCGTGCGGTTCGTGACCGACTGCGGCGACGACGACCTCGTGCGGTATTACCATGCGTGCGACGTGTTCTTGATGATTAGCCGGTACATCAAGGAAGAGGCGGACGTGGAGGGCTTCGGAATCGTGTATCTCGAGGCGAACGCGTGCAGAAAGCCGGTCATCGCGGGGAACAGCGGCGGCGTGCCCGACGCCGTTGAAGACAACGTGTCCGGCTTGCTGGTCGATCCCGAGAGCGCGGACGAAGTTGCCGGCGCGATTCTGCGACTATTCCGCGATCCGGCGATGGCGGCGCGGCTCGGCCAACAAGGGTACGAGCGGCTGCACAATGAACTGGGACTCGAAGTCTACGCGGCGCAAATCCAGTCCGTTATCCGGTCTGTCCGTTAA